The region cccccaccccccccccccccacacctctctgtgtctccctgcgtcttccagcgactcccagcgacccccagcgcctctctgtgtctccctgcgtcttccagcgactccctgcgacccccagcgactcccagcattctccagcgtctccccctgctccactgcaaccttcctagccccgcttcctctgacctcttcctcttccccttcctcggacggatttcccctggcctctggacacttggacttccccacggactctcgcccccggatctcggacttggttcgtctgccgcattcAAGACATTTCCCcacgccccctatagtttgtctcggcctccctcctcatttagtttcttccctcctgtcctttttttgGGTTCATTAAAATCGTCTGAGTTACTTTTAACTCCTGTGTCTGTcagccttctttggggttccgccacacttgaccgccagtcctcccAAGCTTAACAGATAGATCAAGCCAAaatgagtcaaggtggaaccccaGGGCAGACGGGCGGCCCTAGAGCCCCCACATTACCTTCCCCCCTCGAAAGAAAAGTGGAGGCCCACgctgtccagctctcctcccttcagtctgAGCTAACCAAGGCTTTCCCCACAATCCAAGGGCAGATTTCTgagctccacagctcctcccagaccacctccagtaccctgtccgccctcttCAACCAGATgaccgccatggcaaccgttttggcttccattcagcagaagctaggcagcgaccccggcGGGGCTGCGGCACCAGCCCAACCCGAAGCACCGCCCCCTAATCCACCAGACCCATCtctcccgcctcctccccgagccgagcccaaccttgccagcccccgtgttttcggcggggatttcgatcagggcaaggggttcctccaccaatgtgagctgctcttccgccatcagccctccagatttgtttccgacgaggccaaggttggatttttaacctccctcctggccgacaaggcactgagctgggccatagcagccgtcgacctggacccccacctctcctcagactacagcgcctttcgacgggagttcaaggcagtgttcgagcaccccacctacggtgaagacgccgcgagtcgtctgctcgccctccagcaggggtcacggtcagttgcggagtacacccttgagttccgcatcctggctgcagagagccgctggggcgagaccgcgctccgtagcgcctatcgacggggccttagtgaggcaatcaaggacctgattgtgagggaccgcccctcgtcactcaacgagctgatcaccctctcgctccagatggatgaacgactacgggagcgccgccaggagcgcgcccaacgtgcTGGCGGTTCTGaccgccaactctcccaccgcactccctctgcccctgacttctcccCTACCGGCACTGctgccccgcctcctcacatccccttgCTACCCCCAGCTCACTCCTTCCCCAGAGCCgaagaggaacccatgcagatcggccggtcccgtctctcacggcaggagcgggagcaaagactccgagaccagctgtgcctgtactgcggaaacaatGGCCACTTCATCaaagcctgccccgtccgaccaaaagggtcctgctcaccagtagggggagtactggtgagccgagctgtgattccccaacccaccgagcaacacaaccgcctcttccccgcaacactctcctgggataaggagtctattccggtgagtgttctcattgactctggggctgatgagtccctgatggacttttctctcgcgcgtcaGGCTGgcgttcccctggttcctctcgatcgctccctgtccccccaggcgatcgatggccgctctctgggtaacatcactcatcgcaccatcccactcaccctaacactctcgggtaatcacatagagagtacacgtttcctggttttgcacgcccccaccgctccactcgtgttaggaagaccatggttggaaaggcacgacccccacatctcatgggcttctGGTCGGATCCTGggttggagcgtggcctgtcacgccaactgccttcgctccgccccctctccatccagtaatcccaggcccgcgctcactcccccggcctgggtcataggggtcatctcctggccgatcaagacggccgtcgagcaggcccagagagacgagcccgatcctgggaacgggcctcgGGACCGGATGTTCGTGCCctcctccgtccggccgcaggtgctagagtggggccactccagttgtttcgcctgccatcctggcgtgcgtcggacggcggagttcgtgcagcggcgcttctggtggcccaacctccaagaggatgttcggaagtttgtgggcgcctgcacggtctgtgcccgcaaagccatcttgcgggccacaGAGCAGTCCCGGTgttcggccaaccggcgaaggaggccggcccctgcttaccggcctggccagaaggtctggctgttggcccgggacctgcccctccagacctcgcagacttcctccagaaagctgaacccccgctacatcggtccctacaccatctgcagcatcattaacccctctgcagtccgtttggatctccccgCCGCCCTCAAGGTacacccggtcttccacgtctcgctcattaaacccttctccaccagccccctgtcccctcctgctccgactccacctcccccacaggtcctgtcggacggagagccggtgtggagagttaacaagctgctggcggtccgccgacggggaaggggcttccagtacctggtggattgggtgggttacggccccgaagaccggagctgggtgcccccatcctatcttgctgacccctccctcctcgaagacttctaccgagaccacccggatgctcctgggcggtcgtccggtgcctcccgtaagggggggggggtactgttgtgactcctactctggccccacctcctcctgtgcaatcagctcaaccaccaccacccgtgccctctcctccagctgcacccaatccacCCAAACGACTCGGCAtccataaaaggcccctctgcactcaggccagggcttgatctaactgatgttttggcaacacgtTCCGTCGACCCAGGCTCCCCGGCgactcccagcgacccccagcgcctctctgtgtctccctgcgtcttccagcgacccccagcgacccccagcgcctctctgtgtctccctgcgtcttccagcgacccccagcgcctctctgtgtctccctgcgtcttccagcgacccccccagcacctctctgtgtctccctgcgtcttccagcgactccctgcgtcttccagcgacccccccagcacctctctgtgtctccctgcgtcttccagcgtctccccctgctcctctgcaaccttcctagccccgcttcctctgacctcttcctcttccccttcctcagacggatttcctctggacacttggacttccccacggactctcgcccccggATCTcagacttggttcgtctgccgcattcAAGACATTTCCCCATgccccctatagtttgtctcggcctccctcctcatttagtttcttccctcctgtcctttttttgggttcattaaaatcgtctgagttacttttaattcccgtgtctgtcagccttctttggggttccgccacacttgaccgccagtcctcccGAGCTTAACatatttattgttattctgtGTGTCTCTAGACAGGGCTTTCTGCGTCCCTGTGtgatttgtaaataaaatgtttttgcaaAAATCTTCTTCTtgtgagacgtgtgtgagtGGAGCAAGAGATCACACAAAAGCACTTTTCCACTTGTTCTAtactttttttgtgtgtgaatttTGTTGAATGTAGTTGTTTCATAGATTTAGTGGGGGGGTTCATAttagagtgtgtgagtgagtattTGGCAGCCAAGCGCATGCGGCTGTCATGGCGTCAGCTTAGCTGGTTGAGCAGGAAACGTGGTGAAAGTGGGATCAGGCTCAGTGCTCCGTGTGGAGGAGTAGGTGATTAGGGCACAGCTCCATAAAGTCCGCCACTCGTATGTATAAGTCCCGCACAGTCCAGTCCCGCAGCCTGTTACAGCTGTGAGGCGTCAGTGGCGTCAGATGTTGGTGGAGATGGCAGGTGAGATGGGTGAGGTGTTGGGTGAGATAGCTGAGATTGGTAAGACTGGTTAGGTGGGCGAGACAGGAAAGGTGGGCAAGGTGATGGGTGTAACAGGTGAGATAAGTCAGGTGTTGGGTGAAGCAGGTGAACTAGGCAGGACTGGTGAGGAGTTGGGTGAAGTGATGTGTGAAGCGGGGGAGGTGATAGGTTGGGCAGATGAACTAGGTGCGGCAACAGGTGAACTGAGTGACGCAGGTGTAAGGACAGGGGAGCTGAGTGAGGGTGGCCTGCTCCTATAAAGCAGCGGCGCAAGCACAAAAACATTATGACGGATGTTAGGGAGAGAAAAGCTAGGTGGCTGGAgatcacagctgctgctctggacaCCAGATACTGTGAATCCTACTAATGTCTGACTGTAGTAAGGTGTCACACACAGATGTTTGACAGTCAGGAAAGTAAACTGTACCCTGGAAAAATGTACACATTGTTTCTCCAGCAGACCAAAGGCATGAAGGGCCTTGATCTGGAGAAACATTTCCCTAACAAACTCCTTTTTTATCAGATGGCGAGACATGTTGGATCTCACCAAACAGGAGATTTTTAGATTAAAGAAACAAGTGAGAAACCAGCTCAATATCTACTGATAAGCTCAGtcattttgtttcctttcttttgttttactgtCTCTGGTTTTAACTTTTCCCTCACAATGAATGTTTTTAGATTAGGGATGTTAAATGTAAACAGAGTcagagaaccaaggaaaaggaCACTAGTGTTTGACACAGCATGGAGTAAACGTATTGATGTTCTGTTTTTGCTCTCGTTGCTCACATTGGCAACGACAGTACGACCTGGAGAAGTGTTATTGGGAAGAacagcccccctgatctgaacccgaatggtgttttgttattggacttctgtgctcgtcttagattgtccataacaaacaccttgttcaggcataaaggcgcccacatgtgcacttggcatcaggacgccttaggccgcagatcaaTGATCGACTTTATGGTcatgtcatcggatttgcggccgcatgttctggacactcgggtgaagacaggggcggagctgtcaactgatcaccacctggtggtgagttggctccgatggtggagGGGGTGCTGGACAGACCCAGCAgacccaaacatattgtgagggtctgctgggaacgcctggcagagtctcctgttagaaggagcttcaactcacacctccgggagagctttgaccatatcccggggaggcgggggacattgagtctcaaatcaaatcaaatcaatctttatttatatagcgtctatacaatcaaaattgtttcaaggcgctttccagaatcccagggcctaaccccagacaagcaacagtggcaaggaaaaactcccctttaacaggaagaaaccttgagcaggaccaggctgatgtagggggaccctcctgctgatggccggctgggtaaagagagaggagaggagaggagaggagaggagaggagaggagagggagagggagaggagtggagagagtctgagtggaccatgttccgtgcctccattgttgacgcggctgaccggtgctgtggccgcaaggtggttggtgcctgtcgtggcagcaatgcccgaacccgctggtggacagcagtggtgagggatgccgtcaggctgaagacgGAGTcctatcgggccttactggcctgtgggactcctgacgcaacagataggtaccggcagacCAAGCgcagtgcagctacggcggttgccgaggcaaagacccgggcatgggaagagttcggtgaggccatggagaatgaCTTTCGGATGGCCTCGAAAAGgatctggaccaccatccggcgtctgaggaaagggacgcagtgcactgtcaacgctgtgtatagtggtgatggtgtgctgctgacctcaactcgggatgttgtggatcggtggaaggaatacttcgaggacctcctcaatcccaccaacgtgccttccaatgaggaagcagggcctggggacctggggataggctctcatatcttcAGGGCCGAAGTTGccaaggtagtcaaaaaactcctcggtggcaaggccccaggggtggatgagatccgcccagagttccttaaggctctggatgttgtagggctgtcgtggctgactcgattctgcaacattgcgtggacatcgggggcggtagtccctctttttaagaagggggaccggagggtgtgttccaactatagggggatcacactcctcagcctccctggtaaggtctattcaggggtactggagaggagggtccgtcGGATAGTCGAACCACGGATTCAgaaggagcaatgtggttttcgtcctgggcatcgaacagtggaccagctctacaccctcagcagggtcttcgagggtgcatgggagtttgcccaaccagtccacatgtgttttgtgttttcgaccatgtccctcggggggtcctgtggggggttctccgagagtatgtgtcgggcccgctgatacgggccgtccgctccctgtatgatcggtgtcagagtttggtccgcattgctggcagtaagtcgaactcgtttccagtgagggttggtctccaccagggctgccctttgtcaccgattctgttcataatttttatggacagaatttctaggtgcagtcatggtgttgagggggtccagtttggtgacctcaggatcgggtctctgctttttgcagatgatgtggtcctgttggcgtcatcagcctgtgacctccaacgatcactggatcggttctccgccgcatgtgaagcggctgggttGAAAATCAGCATCTCCAAatgccatggttctcaaccggaaaaaggtggagtgccttctccggctcaaggaggagatcctgccccgagtggaggagttcaagtacctcggggtcttgttcacgagtgagggaagaatggagcaggatatcgacaggcggatcggtgcggcatccgcagtaatgcggactctgcaccggtccgtagtggtgaagagagagcttagctgaaaggcaaagctctcgatttaccagtcaatcttcgttcctaccctcacctatggtcatgagctttaagcaatgactgaaagaacaagatcacgggtacaagtggccgaaatgagcttcctccgtagggtggctgggctctcccttagagatagggtgagaagctctgccatccgggaggagttcggagtagagccactgctcctccgcgttgagaggagccagatgaggtggcttgggcacctagtcaggatgccccctgggcctgggaatgcctggggatccccacggatgagctggaagaagtagctggggagagggaagtctgggcttctcttcttaggctgctgcccccacgacccgatcccggataagcggtagaggatggatggatggatggatggatgttctgTTTTTACAAGGGGTCCACAGTGATGGAGACAACAATGCGGACTGGGAGAAACGGTGGGAAGGGCAGGTGACtttgagccacaacaccacgcACAGTGGTAGAATGGACTTCCTCTTCACcaggggcttcactccatcctcCCTGGTGGTGGAGcatgttttattatattattttatttatatttatgctcccaccagcgccacaaagaggaagaggttttattgctttaaacGCCACTTCACTGTTGGGGTTGTAGAAAATATGCAAGTTGGTTTTAAAGATTATGCTGTGGTTTTAGGTGATATTGGTATTAGGAACATTTTACCcaagagtgcatactggcattttacATGTCTTGGACAGTTGCAAAACAGAAATATAGCTCCTTTgtcagcagtatactctcagcGCCACACGACACACATATAGGTCCATTTAAGACTTGGAGTCTTAAATAGTGGAACTTGAGGTGGTTAACACTTCCACGGGAGAACGAGGATGCATTGAAGACCATAAGTCCAAAAAAATGGAACAACCAGTGTGGCGCTGCAATGCCCGCTGCAGACTGAggttagttttatttttatagacTTATGAACAACCTCAGCCAATTCTCTAACACGTGGTTTCAAAAGAATATACTTTGCTCTGTCAATTGACCAATTGCACTttgcatatttaaaaatgtggttttttgtgtccctgtgaaattgtaaataaagtgtttttgtaaaaatctaaatcttagtagtagtagtagtagtagtagtagtagtagtagtagtagtagtagtagttgttgttgttgttgttgttgttgttgttgttgttgttgttgtagcaGCAGACGTTGTAGTAATATTAGCAATAgatttagtagtagtagtagtagtagtagtagtagtagtagtagtagtagcagcagcagtagtagtagtagttgtcgCAGCAGTTCAGAGCGTCATCGATCATGTCTGCTCAGACTCGACCAGCAGGCGGCCCCAGTGAGCCGTCTTTTGATCCTGTTGAGGGTTTTCCAGCAGTAACTCGAACCGTCGCTGTAAAACCTGCAGACAGTCtcagaaaatgttattttcGTGAATGTGTCACATGTTGAGGCTTTTTCGGTCCAAACGACACAAAGGAGAAGAGCACCAACAGTCAAACCGCTGTGAACTTCTTCTAGAGGCCCTTAAAATCTCCAGAATGTCAGCATTTAGTCATGGATAACACAAATAATAATACTATACtcataaatgtgtattttataATGTCTAATAACATAATTGTTTTCATTTAGCGCTgtgggtccccctccatggaTGAAGGAATATCGCAGGAATATTCAGGAATAGTTTAACAGCCATATTTTTTTCCA is a window of Takifugu flavidus isolate HTHZ2018 chromosome 14, ASM371156v2, whole genome shotgun sequence DNA encoding:
- the LOC130538040 gene encoding uncharacterized protein LOC130538040; amino-acid sequence: MDERLRERRQERAQRAGGSDRQLSHRTPSAPDFSPTGTAAPPPHIPLLPPAHSFPRAEEEPMQIGRSRLSRQEREQRLRDQLCLYCGNNGHFIKACPVRPKGSCSPVGGVLVSRAVIPQPTEQHNRLFPATLSWDKESIPVSVLIDSGADESLMDFSLARQAGVPLVPLDRSLSPQAIDGRSLGNITHRTIPLTLTLSGNHIESTRFLVLHAPTAPLVLGRPWLERHDPHISWASGRILGWSVACHANCLRSAPSPSSNPRPALTPPAWVIGVISWPIKTAVEQAQRDEPDPGNGPRDRMFVPSSVRPQVLEWGHSSCFACHPGVRRTAEFVQRRFWWPNLQEDVRKFVGACTVCARKAILRATEQSRCSANRRRRPAPAYRPGQKVWLLARDLPLQTSQTSSRKLNPRYIGPYTICSIINPSAVRLDLPAALKVLSDGEPVWRVNKLLAVRRRGRGFQYLVDWVGYGPEDRSWVPPSYLADPSLLEDFYRDHPDAPGRSSGASRKGGGVLL